One region of Myxococcus fulvus genomic DNA includes:
- a CDS encoding type 1 glutamine amidotransferase domain-containing protein, with protein MKVFRLSPAGLALVALTSLVGCWGCASSPTRSVVFPAEPLAPESVLPPGPVLMVLSAASEQKLADGSVRQTGVFLNEFYEPYKVLVDAGYQVVLATPGGRVPSFDPEGMNPKYWKEHPEALEAAKAMVARMEAPVSISEVRTRAEEFQALLVPGGQGVMVDLLHDAELHGLLVDFGASGRPVGLVCHAPALLSRLPPDASPFAGRRVTSVSGFEEWYIETFVMGARAEVRGIGDQLDDAGYLHETAFPGRSRAVRDCNLVTSQNPFSGTDFNASFLAALGDWRNGGRCAQESGGTEKATR; from the coding sequence ATGAAGGTGTTTCGTTTGTCTCCCGCGGGGCTCGCGCTCGTCGCGCTGACGAGTCTCGTGGGGTGCTGGGGTTGTGCTTCGTCGCCGACCCGGAGTGTGGTCTTTCCCGCGGAGCCACTCGCCCCGGAGTCGGTCCTCCCTCCAGGTCCTGTCCTGATGGTCCTCTCGGCGGCCTCCGAGCAGAAGCTCGCGGATGGGAGTGTTCGGCAGACGGGCGTCTTCCTGAACGAGTTCTACGAGCCCTACAAGGTGCTCGTCGACGCGGGATACCAGGTCGTGCTCGCGACGCCCGGTGGGCGTGTGCCTTCGTTCGACCCGGAGGGGATGAATCCGAAGTACTGGAAGGAGCACCCCGAGGCGCTCGAGGCGGCCAAGGCGATGGTGGCTCGAATGGAGGCGCCGGTCTCCATCTCCGAGGTCCGGACCCGGGCGGAGGAGTTCCAGGCGCTTCTCGTGCCAGGAGGGCAGGGCGTCATGGTCGACCTGCTCCACGATGCGGAGCTGCACGGGTTGCTGGTCGACTTCGGCGCCTCGGGTCGGCCCGTGGGGCTGGTCTGTCATGCCCCGGCGCTGCTCTCGCGACTGCCTCCGGACGCGAGTCCCTTCGCGGGTCGGCGCGTCACGTCGGTGTCTGGGTTCGAGGAGTGGTACATCGAGACCTTCGTCATGGGCGCACGCGCGGAGGTTCGCGGCATCGGCGACCAGCTCGACGACGCGGGCTATCTCCATGAGACGGCGTTTCCAGGCCGCTCGCGGGCGGTGCGCGATTGCAACCTGGTGACGAGCCAGAACCCGTTCTCCGGGACGGACTTCAATGCGAGCTTCCTGGCGGCGCTCGGTGATTGGCGCAACGGGGGCCGTTGTGCGCAAGAATCGGGCGGGACGGAGAAGGCCACCCGCTGA
- a CDS encoding helix-turn-helix transcriptional regulator, protein MTSPALRRVLEATVARAYPEIATGGRDKVAILQAVLDAHGWRPVLELGLTLRTLSAHPVLRALGAGATPWHTMERWQTLERFLHSRHRTRFVERDVNLTRMTLHHVAIDGGRIRAVNDLFIWGVLIAVLESAGFTGLTVSLESTEGRSVVIHGGRGPKVLPAKTDVATFAWKAPRHIPVRESPPSGEESGSVRDRLQQLMRVDLLHPWTLEESAQRLILSRRGLQRALQEEGTTFSETLQRTRVEAAHALLGEPELTLTDVAFCTGFADQAHFSRTFRKFNEVPPSALRGLLR, encoded by the coding sequence ATGACGAGCCCGGCCTTGCGCCGGGTGCTCGAGGCCACGGTGGCCCGCGCCTATCCGGAGATCGCCACGGGTGGGCGTGACAAGGTCGCCATCCTCCAGGCGGTCCTGGATGCGCATGGCTGGCGCCCGGTGCTGGAGTTGGGGCTCACGCTGCGGACCCTGTCCGCGCATCCCGTGCTGCGCGCGCTCGGGGCCGGGGCGACTCCGTGGCACACGATGGAGCGGTGGCAGACACTCGAGCGGTTCCTGCACTCGCGTCACCGCACCCGGTTCGTCGAGCGCGACGTGAACCTCACGCGGATGACCCTCCATCACGTGGCCATCGATGGGGGCAGGATTCGCGCGGTCAATGACCTGTTCATCTGGGGCGTGCTGATTGCGGTCCTGGAGTCAGCGGGCTTCACGGGGCTCACCGTGTCGCTCGAGTCGACGGAAGGGCGCTCCGTCGTCATCCATGGAGGGCGGGGACCGAAGGTGCTGCCGGCGAAGACCGACGTGGCGACCTTCGCCTGGAAGGCCCCCCGGCACATTCCTGTTCGCGAGAGTCCGCCTTCAGGTGAGGAGTCGGGCTCTGTTCGGGACAGGCTCCAGCAGCTCATGCGCGTGGACCTGTTGCATCCCTGGACGCTGGAGGAGAGCGCACAGCGGCTCATCCTCTCCCGGCGAGGGCTTCAGCGTGCCTTGCAGGAGGAGGGGACGACCTTCTCGGAGACGTTGCAGCGCACGCGGGTCGAGGCCGCGCATGCGCTGCTCGGTGAGCCGGAGCTGACCTTGACGGATGTGGCGTTCTGCACGGGCTTCGCCGACCAGGCCCATTTCTCGCGGACGTTCCGCAAGTTCAACGAGGTCCCACCATCCGCACTGCGAGGGCTCCTGCGATAG